CAAAGTATGCTGACTCTAGAATCACAAAGAGTACATTTTCTTCTTAGCAGAATACAAAGAGTACATGTTACTCTTTGGAGCGTAAAATCCAGTTTTCCCCCCTGTTTACTGAGTTTTTTCCATGTCAAAGATCAAATTtagatatatatctttttcttgagGACAGCTGCACTACCCCACTAGGTAATGTTTCCATTATCTTagtggaaagaataaaatttttgtattttgacgatgtctcataaaaataaaggtaatcaTGACAAAGGAAGATaccataataaatattaaagtcaTTTCTTAAAAGTTCCAACCATGAATATCACATAAACTAAAGTTTACAATTTATAATTCAGACATTTATGTCTAAAATGATAAAcagtgggtggctcagctggttgattATCTGaaccttgatttcggctcaggtcatcatctcagggttgtgagatcaagccccacggcAGGCtgccacgctcagtggggagtcggcttaagattttttagtctccctctcccttcccctctacccctcccctccactctatgcttgttctctctctcaaataaataaaatcttttaaaataaataaaaataaaatgataaatgtcaacttaaacaaaaattaactgtaCTCATCTGCTTAGAATTTGAAATGATGGcaatatttatttgctttctctgttcttttctagaAACATATTAGAGACATAATTCATCTCActcattctgaaataaaataaaattttataaataaaatttgtaagagttattgatttttagattaaggatttaatgctttaaaaataacaatagtatAAATACATCTAATTACCcttagaaatataataatttagtAAAACCTATGTATAAGACTTTCCATAGTATATTACAGAAATATGTTTTAGAGAGAAATACAATAATACATAAGCATTAGTTCACAAGAATGCTTACCCTATTTAATGTCTACTTCAAAGCTTACTTCAGCCTTAGggtagaaaataaattatggacATATTTTGTACTTAATCTCAAGTGGGTAATATGAGAATAAGTTAAAAATGTTAGCAAAGGATAATTCTTAGGCAATTTTAATACCCTTatgtggaagaaaaagaacaggaggagAGCAGTGCATTGAGGCCTAACCAAGAACCAAAACTTATAGCTTTTGTAGATAATAACAGAGGCATAAAGTACGACACTGTGTGAGAGACTTGGAagagcattttgtttttaaagtataagcCTGAAAGTAAGAAATATTATTTGggctccaaaataaaaaaatgtatctttcagtatgatttttttgtactaaagattttaatttaaaaaaatagtctactATACCTCGGGACTTTTTCGGTTCTGTAAAATCTGTTTATCAGTTTCTTTGTTAGCAAAGTATCTAGTGCAGCCTCGGTTTAAAtactaggaaaaagaaatatgaatataataaatacaagccacatgaaaataatatagaagaaaaCACAACTTATCAGTAGTAaccaaaaagaatttttaaatataacttgaATATCATTTAATCTCCCAATTACAACTGATAACTCCtacatattataaacattttactcCTACTAATCAAACCAAGGATGTTGAAAATCCAATTTCTGAAAACAGATTaaatgattaacataaaaatcaacaccataaagctttcttttttttttttttttttaagatttatttatttatttatttgagagagacagagagaacaggaacacaggcagaggagtgggagagggagaagcaggcctccagccgagcagagagcccgatgtggggtctgatcccaggaccctgtgatcatgacctgagctgaaggcaaatgcttaacaactgagccacccaggtgccccaagctttcctatttttaaagggcagcaattttaggggcgcctgggtggctcaatcgttgggcgtctgccttcggctcgggtcatgatcccggggtcctgggatcgagccccatgtggggctccctgctcagcggggggtctgcttctctctctctgctctccccgcccctgctcatgctcacttgcactctctctctctcaaataaaataaataaaatatttttaaaaaaaataaataaataaagggcagcaattttaaatcttaatgtcaaatatcttcttaaaaatatagttaataaaataAGTACTACAGATATAATGAAAATCACTTTCCTACTAAATATGTAGTCTCAAATAAGGACCTACACATTGTGGTTTAATATGTCAAGTAATAATTTTAATGCCGAATAACAGAATAATATCCCAAAGCTTCTtaacttctgatttttaaaatcagctctTCAAAACATGCCTTTCATATTTACTGACAGTTAACACTGACCATACATAAATTACAATACTCGCTTTATGAACTTTCAGAGGTATCCAAGTAACAATTTCAGCTTTTATCTCAATGATTTACTTTGCTGCCCAGAAGCCTTTTAAAGATTAAGCACTTTCAAAACATAGAACAAGGGAAGCAggtgagaagaaaataatttattagtcCCAAAGAGAATCTATTACCCACATTTAAGGGCGGGGGGTGGTAATCAGGAAGGAAGTACACAAGAAACAAgatggaaaatgtttttaaatatctcaGCTTCTCTGGAATCAGGTCACTATGATCCCACTGTACCATGGCACGAATTCCAAGATTAAATACACCACACATCATATAGAtgctataaaaaaatatatataatacattttgaatgaTTTGGGAATAAATTAGTATTTCAGATGATCAATACATTTATCTGTGTACCTCCATTACAATGAAATACTTAAATAGATAAAACCAGAAAATGATAGACAATGAGTTGTTCTTTCTACCTTAGAATCTTTAGGAGAAAAAATAGGAGAGAGGGGGAATAATATTGGCAAGCAATTTCAATTGATTATTTCAAAAAAGAGCTATTTTATTTAGTAAGATAATAGTAGCTTAATCATATAGAgccaaaacaaatgttttctttgctAGCAAGGGTTTTATCTCCCCAACCCCAACTGCTTTATCAAATACTTGGCTTTTTGATAGCTAAACGTAGTATTAAAACCTACTACttgttttttccaattttcctgtAACTAGAAAACTATAACTTCTCTTGCTATTCATTCTCATTCTATCCAAGCTTTATTTCTATTCAAGGATTTTTGCATGACTATAACGAATGCtcataaaatatatggaaaaatatgagTATTTGAATAATGCAACcttttaaaccttttattttctaaaacacatGAGTAGTTAATACAAATGTTTTCAAATAGACGTATCCATGCAATTCTTTATGTACTATTTTAGACAGAATActgacaaaaaatttttttggaagtgTTCAACACTACTCTGGAATTCTTTGTCTTTATGACCTTACCTATGAGTTATAACTGGAGGCTTAAACTACAGAAAAACCTGATGAAATTATCAACACACTTTCAAGTCACTTGAAGGCAGAATCATTTAGGGGAAGGGACACAGAGGTATGCATATGCATGCATGAGAGGAATAACAAAGACAGCAGATATATTTGGGTGAAAGATAATATGGATCCTCTAGTCTCCTCCTAACCACTACAAGAACTCTAGTAAGAGAAGAAATCATGGCTCCCAGCAGTTGCTACTACAGAGGCAGGAAACTCCCTGACCTAATAAAGAATTTCAGTAACTACCTTTCCTAAGATGCCTGCCATTGTGCCAGGAAAGGCTATACATTCtgagacacacaaaaaatatgcTCCCAAGCGtctaaacagaaagaaatgcCAAATTAAGACAAGAATAGTCACATTACTTTATCATTAATTCGGAGCCAACAAAGTCACATCATTAAATTTCATATGATTCATAGTAACATACtccttttctaaaaatcattGTAGAGAAAGCTACTTTCATGAAGATAATGTAGGCAACTAACTTCAAATTCCAATTAATTTGATGAGTTCTAAAGAAGGTGGGACATTGTGGAAGTATATAAATAGATGAAgttataaagcattttaaaacagcagttttaggggtgtctgggtggctcagtcggttaagcatctgccttcagctcaggtcatgatctcagggttctgggactgagccccacatcaggctccctgctcagtgaggagcctgattctccctctccccctgctcatgtgctctctctctctctcactcactttctctcaaataaatatcttaaaaaattaaaaaaaaaaacagtagttttaaattttccaaatacAATTGAAGTAATAAAAGCTGAActgcatggggcacctgggtggctcagctggttaagcaactgccttcagctcaggtcatgatcctggagtccctgaatcgagtcccgcatcgggctccctgctcagcgaggagcctgcttctccctctaaccctcccccctctcatgtactctctctctctctctctctctcattctcactctctcaaataaatctttaaaaaaataaaataaaataaaataaaagctgaactgcaaacatacatacacacacacacagaacaataATTAAATACAATGTGTCACAATTCTCATGTGGAGGACTCCTGCCCAAAGAGGattatcagaatcacctggagaactttaTTCAAACTGCATTCCTTACCCATTCCCATAATTCCCAAATATTCCTCACAGGGACACTGTTTCCTAGCTGCAAACTTATAAATCATGCTAACCATTCCCAGTCTGACCACTTCTTGAAACTCTATTGgcttgtgattcttttttttttttaaacatcacaaatatgatttttttatttgtcaccattaaatgtctgacttttaaACAGATTCTTGGACTGGTGGCTCATATCCATCAGCTCGTTCAACTTTAGCACTGGTCTCATCCCCAGTAGTTTTTCCAGAACTACTACCTTCACCATGAAGCTCCATGAGCTTTCCCAATTCAAACTTGGGCTCcttcagcatttttacttttctaatgaAGACATCATGAAGTGGATAAATAGACTGACAagccttttctgtatcttttctgATGCTGTCTGGAATCAATTTATTGACCACTTCTTTCAAGTCATTTGTTTGCACCTCTCGGGTCATGATTTCCATCATCTTTTTCCGAATTTGATGAACCTGTTGGTGCTGAGCATAAGAAGTCTTCCGAATCTGATTATTGCATTTTTTagtaaaaccaacacaaaatagACGAAGCAAATAACCATCAGTAGTCTTGACATCAACATGAGCTTCGATCATGGTCTGCCATTTTTTGACCATGGAGCACATTTTGTCACGGGTAAGATCCATGCCATGGAAATTAGTCAGGCAGTTTTTGCCCTGAACATCCTCAGTAATTAGcttgaattttctaaatgcaaCTTCATCATTCTGCAAATCAGCAAGGCTCACTTGAAAAACCCGACCCTTGAGGCCATCAGATGCGATTTTGGTTCCTTGAGTTCTTGTGACTAAtgtttttccaatatttcttatattgaacATAGCTGGTGCTTTCACATCATACCaatctttcttagaaaatggATCAACCACCTTCTTCTTGGCTCCCTTTTTGCCGCCTTTCGTAAGGCGCTTGTTCTTGCTGACCGCCATGGCGCTGCTCAGGGAGCCAAAAGGGCTTGGCTTGTGATTCTTGGCACGCCTGATTTTCCTTGTATTATCACACAATTCCATTTGTGCTTTCTTGGGCCACTCTTCACCACTCATATTGTTCAATTCCAGAGTCTGGATGCTGGCACATGCTTTTCTACATTGTACAGTATCTCTGGATGATCTCATCTACTCACGGTCATAGTTTTAACTACTACCAGAGTACTGACATCTCCCAAACCTACCACTAGAGCACCAATAATAATCTTCAGATTAGTATACCCAACCATCTTCTAATCCTCTTCCCTAAGATGCTCCATAGGTTCCAAAACCAAACTCAACCTATATGCCACAAATCTTCCATCTGACCCTCGTGTGGTATTTACATCCACCCAGTTACCCTactcaaatttggaaaattattccAGACTTCTCCTCCTCTCTACCACACTCAGCCTCCAAGTCCTATCAGTTTTACCTCCTAATATGTAACCAAATTCAGGCATTAAGTAACTTACTTCAACAATAGCCATAGGTTTCCAACCAATTTACCCACAGTTGCACTTTCTATCCATTCCCTACTCTACCCCCCTTCAGGACACCCTCCATTTTAAAGCCAGAGGTAAGCACAGACTTACTCTTTCAGctgtttcttgcctttctttgttcctctttttgcATCTACTAGGAATATTCTTTGcatctttctttctctag
Above is a window of Zalophus californianus isolate mZalCal1 chromosome 7, mZalCal1.pri.v2, whole genome shotgun sequence DNA encoding:
- the LOC113926253 gene encoding 40S ribosomal protein S3a-like isoform X2, whose translation is MAVSKNKRLTKGGKKGAKKKVVDPFSKKDWYDVKAPAMFNIRNIGKTLVTRTQGTKIASDGLKGRVFQVSLADLQNDEVAFRKKMMEIMTREVQTNDLKEVVNKLIPDSIRKDTEKACQSIYPLHDVFIRKVKMLKEPKFELGKLMELHGEGSSSGKTTGDETSAKVERADGYEPPVQESV
- the LOC113926253 gene encoding 40S ribosomal protein S3a-like isoform X1, translating into MAVSKNKRLTKGGKKGAKKKVVDPFSKKDWYDVKAPAMFNIRNIGKTLVTRTQGTKIASDGLKGRVFQVSLADLQNDEVAFRKFKLITEDVQGKNCLTNFHGMDLTRDKMCSMVKKWQTMIEAHVDVKTTDGYLLRLFCVGFTKKCNNQIRKTSYAQHQQVHQIRKKMMEIMTREVQTNDLKEVVNKLIPDSIRKDTEKACQSIYPLHDVFIRKVKMLKEPKFELGKLMELHGEGSSSGKTTGDETSAKVERADGYEPPVQESV